The following is a genomic window from Lactococcus carnosus.
CGCTAGATCAACCAGTAAACGTGGTAGATTAATGCCTGCATTATTCACGAGCCCATCAATCGTCCCAAACCTTGCAACCGTTGAGGTAATCGCGCAATCAACCGATGTGCGATCTGTGACATCTGTCTCGACAAATAAATAATTATTGCTGCTGATATCCGCTTCATGAATATCAAAATTTGCTACATATGCACCATCACTTAGCAATTCAGTGACGATTGCCTTACCTATTCCTGAAGAACCGCCCGTCACGACGTAAACTCTTCCAGCTATATCCAACCAATCTGACATGTTAAAGCCTCCTTTTCTTTATATTTTTATTGTAACCGCTTTCTGAACGGAAATTAAGTCACGTTTTTATTATATCGTATATAGAAATATGACTGAGTCCATTTTAAATTACTTTAGCTGACTAAAAGTACTAGTTGACACATCTGGACTTACTAGCACTACCTATGACAAAACCTAACTTAAACCACAAAAAAAACTCAGAGATCGTGAACACACGATTTCTGAGCTTTTTTTAGCCGTTTTGCTACTTATTTATCTAATTCAGCATACAAAAGTTCTTGAACAACTTGTGGATTAGCTTGTCCTTTAGTTGCTTTCATCAGTTGACCGATTAAGGCTTTGGCAGAATTCTTATTGCCACCTTTATAGTCAGCGACAGCTTTTTCATTTTTAGCCAATACATCTGAGATGATTGGGATTAGAACAGCTGGGTCTGAAATTTGGATCAAGCCAGCTTTTTTAACGAAGGCATCCGCAGAGCCACCGTTTTTAGCTAACTCAACAAATACTTTTTTAGCGATTTTAGATGAGATCGTACCATCTGAAATTAACTGGATCATTTCAGTCAAGTTTTCAGGTGTTAAGCCGATTTCTGATAGTTTTTTACCTTCAGCATTGAGATATTGCGCGACTTCACCTTGCAACCAGTTTGATGCAAGTTTGGCATCTGCACCAGCAGCAATCGCTGCTTCAAAGAAATCAGCTGTTTCTTTAGAGGCTGTCAGTTGTGCTGCATCATAGTCAGATAAGTCTAACTCAGCGATATATCTGGCACGACGCGCCTTTGGAAACTCTGGTAAAGTTTGACGAACTTCATCAATCCATTCATCAGAGATTTCAAAGCGTGGTAGATCAGGTTCTGGGAAGTAACGGTAATCTGATGAGCCTTCTTTAACGCGCATCAAAGTCGTTTCGCCCGTTTTTTCATCATAACGACGTGTTTCTTGTTGAATGATACCACCTGAACGCAATACTTTTGCTTGGCGGGCAACTTCATATTCCAACCCTTTGCGAACAAAGTTAAAGGAATTCAAGTTTTTCAATTCTGTTTTCGTACCAAATTCTTCTTGTCCATAAGGACGAAGTGAGATGTTGGCATCACAACGCATTGAGCCTTCTTCCATCTTGACGTCAGAAATACCAGTATATTGGATAATTTCTTTAATCGCTGTCAAGTAAGCATAGGCTTCCTCAGGTGAGCGCATATCAGCTTCTGATACAATTTCGATGAGTGGCACACCTTGACGGTTCAAATCGACATAAGAATAGCCGTCTGTCCCATGTGTGTTTTTACCCGCATCTTCTTCTAGATGCGCACGTTCAATACGTAAAGTCTTTTTAGTCCCATCTTCAAGTTCAATTTCAATCGTGCCATTATAGCCAATCGGTTCATCAAATTGTGAGATTTGGTAAGCTTTGGGATTATCTGGGTAAAAATAGTTTTTACGGTCAAAGTGCATATCTTGATGGATAGCCATGTTTAGGGCAAGTGAGGCTTTAATACCCGACTCGATAACCCCTTTATTCATGACTGGTAAAACACCAGGAAAACTCCAATCGACAATATTAGTATTGGCATTTGGTCCCGCACCAAAATGAGCTGGAGCAGGTGAGAAGATTTTTGAGTTCGTATTCAACTCAACATGGACTTCAAGTCCGATGACTGTTTCAAAATTCATAGATCAAAGTCCTTTCTTAAAAGATAAGTGGTTTCGCTTTATGGAAGTCAGTAGTCGCTTCAAAAGCTGCTGCTGCTTGATAGATTGTTGCTTCATCGAAGGCTTTACCAATGATTTGCAAACCAACTGGCAGACCTTCAACCTGACCTGCAGGAATTGAAATACCTGGTAGTCCAGCTAAGTTGACCGGAATCGTTAACAAATCGGCTAAGTACATGGCAACTGGATCATGACCTTGTGTATCCAAATCATAAGCGACACTTGGTGCTGTTGGGCCGATGATTAAGTCATAGTTTTCAAATACTTTTTGGAAATCTTGCATGATCAAGGTTCTGACTTGACCTGCTTTTTTGAAGTAAGCATCATAATAACCAGAAGATAAACTAAATGTCCCTAGCATGATCCGACGTTTCACTTCTTCACCAAAGCCTTGTGACCGTGTTTTAACATAAATATCTTCTAAGTCGACCGCATCCTCAGCACGGAAACCATAACGAATCCCATCAAAGCGTTGCAAGTTAGAACTTGCTTCTGATGACGCAATGATATAGTAAACAGCTACGCCGTATTTACTATGTGGGAGACTGACTTCTTCAACCGTTGCCCCAAGCTTTTCAAAGTGTTTGGCTGCAGCTAAGACTTGTTCTTTAACCTTTGGATCAATTCCTTCACCTAAGTATTCTTTAGGCAAGGCAATCTTAAGGCCTTTAATGTCTTGACCAATTTTTGATGAAAAATCAGGCACAGCCAGTTTTGAAGAGGTTGAATCCTTAGGATCATGACCTGAAATCGCATTAAGTAACAAGGCATTGTCTGTCACATTTTGAGAAAATGGACCAATTTGGTCAAGTGATGACCCAAATGCAATCAAGCCAAAACGCGAAACACGACCATAGGTTGGTTTCATCCCAACAACACCATTAAATGATGCGGGTTGGCGGATTGACCCACCTGTATCAGACCCAAGTGATAGCAAGACTTGATTGGCTGCAACAGCTGTCGCAGAACCACCAGATGACCCACCAGGTACTTTAGATTGATCCCAAGCATTTTTAGTTGTTTTAAAGGCTGAATTCTCAGTTGAGCCACCCATAGCAAATTCATCCATATTGGTTTTACCAACCACGATCATGTCATTGCTATACAGTTTTTCGACAGCTGTTGCATCGAAAATAGGCGTATAGTTATAGAGCATTTTAGAGGCTGCAGTCGTTAAGATCCCATTAGTTGAGATATTATCTTTAACTGCTAAAGGAATACC
Proteins encoded in this region:
- the gatB gene encoding Asp-tRNA(Asn)/Glu-tRNA(Gln) amidotransferase subunit GatB, with the protein product MNFETVIGLEVHVELNTNSKIFSPAPAHFGAGPNANTNIVDWSFPGVLPVMNKGVIESGIKASLALNMAIHQDMHFDRKNYFYPDNPKAYQISQFDEPIGYNGTIEIELEDGTKKTLRIERAHLEEDAGKNTHGTDGYSYVDLNRQGVPLIEIVSEADMRSPEEAYAYLTAIKEIIQYTGISDVKMEEGSMRCDANISLRPYGQEEFGTKTELKNLNSFNFVRKGLEYEVARQAKVLRSGGIIQQETRRYDEKTGETTLMRVKEGSSDYRYFPEPDLPRFEISDEWIDEVRQTLPEFPKARRARYIAELDLSDYDAAQLTASKETADFFEAAIAAGADAKLASNWLQGEVAQYLNAEGKKLSEIGLTPENLTEMIQLISDGTISSKIAKKVFVELAKNGGSADAFVKKAGLIQISDPAVLIPIISDVLAKNEKAVADYKGGNKNSAKALIGQLMKATKGQANPQVVQELLYAELDK
- the gatA gene encoding Asp-tRNA(Asn)/Glu-tRNA(Gln) amidotransferase subunit GatA produces the protein MTTIKSLHDQLVNKEISAVELTKATLKNMTDREGKVDSFITITEAQALAQAAAIDARGIDAANPVSGIPLAVKDNISTNGILTTAASKMLYNYTPIFDATAVEKLYSNDMIVVGKTNMDEFAMGGSTENSAFKTTKNAWDQSKVPGGSSGGSATAVAANQVLLSLGSDTGGSIRQPASFNGVVGMKPTYGRVSRFGLIAFGSSLDQIGPFSQNVTDNALLLNAISGHDPKDSTSSKLAVPDFSSKIGQDIKGLKIALPKEYLGEGIDPKVKEQVLAAAKHFEKLGATVEEVSLPHSKYGVAVYYIIASSEASSNLQRFDGIRYGFRAEDAVDLEDIYVKTRSQGFGEEVKRRIMLGTFSLSSGYYDAYFKKAGQVRTLIMQDFQKVFENYDLIIGPTAPSVAYDLDTQGHDPVAMYLADLLTIPVNLAGLPGISIPAGQVEGLPVGLQIIGKAFDEATIYQAAAAFEATTDFHKAKPLIF